One genomic segment of Primulina tabacum isolate GXHZ01 chromosome 9, ASM2559414v2, whole genome shotgun sequence includes these proteins:
- the LOC142556552 gene encoding uncharacterized protein LOC142556552 has protein sequence MSTPSLSAKIDHFIFSRNFCQTLIISGLVLYIILTSFYPSQNLDLIMKWSPPSAPSTYSSSTSLQILHSEPTNLNHVAFGLLGSIKMWPHRRAYLEAWWRPNKTRGYVYLDQAPPPEFLPWPATAPPYRIVDDLSKLFQETKPRFELMPRMVHGILELFREEHENVRWIVMGDDDSIFFVDNIVDVLAEYDHTKYFYLGWHSESVISNFWFSFKQAFGGGGIVLSYPLARALAKDMDSCLIRYAQLSSADLITMACIADVGVNLTPHKGIHQVDLHGDFSGFLSAHPKVPLMTFHHFDAMDPIFPAKDRFESMRHLMKAADADQSRLLQQSICYHRQNRWSFSISWGYSAYIYENILPRSYLQTPIETFTPWANGPERPFYMFDTRLPSENPCEAPHVFFFDSVQERNVGDKFVTRYVRARPRGFGVCPVGGNHSAESITEIKVFSPAKKRLQTDRCECCDVVQVDESKAEINYRECNIDEIIA, from the exons ATGTCAACTCCATCCTTATCTGCTAAAATCGACCATTTCATCTTCTCAAGAAACTTCTGCCAAACCCTAATAATCTCAGGCCTTGTTCTGTATATAATCTTGACCTCCTTTTACCCCTCACAAAACCTTGATTTGATCATGAAATGGTCTCCTCCTTCTGCACCTTCAACATATTCTTCTTCGACATCGCTACAGATCCTCCATTCCGAGCCGACAAATCTGAACCACGTGGCCTTCGGGCTTCTGGGGTCAATAAAAATGTGGCCACACCGAAGGGCATATCTCGAAGCATGGTGGAGGCCGAACAAGACCCGTGGCTACGTTTACCTAGACCAAGCTCCCCCGCCGGAGTTCCTCCCATGGCCGGCAACCGCCCCGCCATACAGAATCGTGGATGACTTGTCGAAACTGTTTCAAGAAACCAAACCCCGGTTCGAGCTCATGCCAAGAATGGTACACGGGATACTCGAACTCTTCAGGGAAGAACATGAAAACGTGCGATGGATCGTGATGGGAGACGACGATTCTATCTTCTTCGTCGATAACATAGTCGACGTTCTTGCCGAATACGATCACACAAAGTATTTTTACTTGGGCTGGCATTCTGAGAGTGTGATCTCGAATTTCTGGTTCTCGTTCAAGCAAGCTTTCGGCGGTGGCGGGATCGTGCTGAGTTACCCTTTGGCGAGAGCTCTGGCGAAGGATATGGACAGTTGTCTGATTAGGTATGCGCAGTTGAGCTCTGCAGATTTGATCACAATGGCGTGCATTGCGGATGTTGGAGTCAACCTGACTCCACACAAAGGGATTCATCAG GTGGATTTGCACGGCGATTTCTCCGGCTTCCTCTCAGCTCACCCCAAAGTCCCTCTCATGACATTCCACCACTTCGATGCAATGGACCCCATTTTTCCTGCCAAGGACCGTTTCGAGTCCATGCGCCACCTCATGAAGGCGGCCGACGCTGACCAGTCTCGCCTCTTACAGCAATCCATCTGCTACCACCGTCAAAATCGGTGGTCTTTTTCGATCTCCTGGGGCTATTCTGCTTATATATACGAAAATATACTGCCTCGGAGCTACCTACAGACTCCCATAGAGACTTTCACGCCGTGGGCCAACGGACCCGAGCGGCCATTTTACATGTTCGATACGCGGCTGCCGTCGGAAAACCCCTGCGAAGCTCCCCATGTTTTCTTTTTTGATTCGGTACAAGAAAGAAATGTAGGCGATAAGTTTGTTACGAGATATGTTCGAGCTCGACCTCGAGGTTTCGGGGTATGTCCCGTGGGGGGTAACCATTCTGCGGAATCGATCAcagaaatcaaagtcttctccCCAGCGAAGAAGCGTCTCCAG ACGGATCGATGTGAATGTTGTGACGTTGTTCAAGTGGATGAGTCCAAGGCAGAGATCAACTATCGGGAGTGTAACATAGACGAGATTATTGCTTGA